GGATTCTACTTCCGTTTTTGGCTCAGCATTTGGTGGCGTTAATAGAGGTTAGTGGTTGTTAAATTAAACTCAAATAGCTTTATGCCAGTAAGAAACTGAAATATTCAGTTTAATATGAGTTTTATTTTTCTAGTAAATCAACGTTTTCTATCACAACTCTATTGCAGTTAAGCTATGATATGTGATAATTGTCAACCCTATCTTGTTAACATTTTTATGGTCTCGAGAAATCTTATTTCTTGGGACTTTTTCTATTGTTTGAAAGGTTGTCTGTTGATTTTGTTGAACTAGGAGAACAAAAAAAGACAAACTACTTTAAAAAGTAATTTGTCTGTTGTCGGGTTACTTTTTATTGAAAGACACGATAGACATAAGGATTTTCTGGTTTATCTACTTTTGTGAAACTCTCAACTTCCAGTGTTGGGAGTTTTTGTTTGAGTTCTTTATGGTAGTGGAGGGTCAGGGTTCCCCTAGCGGTAATCCAAGTATTATCAGGATACTGGTGTGAATTTCCCTTGGTCAAGAGTCCATATACACCAGAGTCTGCTATACAGTGGATTATCCCAAAGCGAAAGAGGAACTGGCTATCTGGATGGCTAGGATCGTTATAGACAAAGCCTGTAAACTCGATTTTCTTTCCTTCAAACTCTTGTGGATAATCATAGAGAACTTCCATGACTTCCATGTAGTTTTCGTCTGTAACCTGAATGGTTGGCTGGGCAAGGTATTTATCAGCTGTAGTCCGCATTTCCTTTTCATAAGCAGACTTGGAAAAATAGGTACTGGTGTCGGGTTTGAGGTATTGACTGGATGTACCTTCGCTTGCCTGAATAGTTGTATCGATTCCCTCAGCAAGCGGGAAATGATAGCCTTTGGCAGATACGGTTCTCGAGTCCAAACTTACTGTCGGAAAGGCAACTCCAATCAAGAGAGGTAGAGACAGTAAAAGGATACTGATTTGTCTAGTTCGCCGACTTTCCATATGGCTGTGAGAGTTGATTTTCTTAATCCAGATGTAGAATTGGACCAGAGCCAACAGAAGAGAAAGGACCATGGAGATATAGACTAGATAGGAATAGTGGAGGTTGATGTAGTGGCTAAGCTTGCCAGATAGCTTGAGGTAAAGGGTCAGAGCAAAATAGCCCAGTAGAATGAAAAATCGAATCATAGCATCACTCCTATCATGTAAGAATAAAGCAAGACAAGCAGAGTCACGATGCCCATGAATTGCCAGATGAAGTTGGCCTTGAGATAGTGTTTCATCATGAGGAGATTTTTGATATCAAGCATGGGACCAATGACTAGAAAAGCAAGGACTGGTGCTAGGCCAAAGCTCGAGAGGAGAGAAGCTCCGACAAAGGCGTCCGCCTCGCTACAAAGAGAGAGGAGAAAGGCTAGAAACATTAGCAAGAGAATCGCAAGTATTGGACTTGCGCTGATAGAGGTCAGGATCCGAGTTGGGACATAGACTTGTACGATGGCCGCAAAGAGACAGCCAAAGACCAAGTAACGACCCATATCGAAAAACTCGTCAATAGCTTGTATAAAGACCTGAAAGACCTTTCCAGCAGGAGTCAAGTATGAAAAGTCATGTTCATGACAAGTAATAGAATTCTCTTTTTGAATGGGTTCCTTCCAGAAAAATCCTAGGAAAATCCCCAGAACCAAAGCAATCACAATAGCTCCCAGAGCTCGCAAGAAGGCAAATTTTATTGAATTACCAAAGGCAGAATAAGTAGCGAAAAGAACGATAGGATTGATGATGGGAGCAGTCACCAGAAAAGGAACTGCCGTGTAGCTGGGGACTTTCTTTTCCAGAAAACGATTGATAATCGGGACGATTCCACACTCGCAAGAAGGAAAGAGAAAGCCAATGAAGGTACCAAAAAAGATTCTTCCCCAACGATTGCGAGGAAGAAACTCATACACTTTATCAGGTGTGATATAGACCTCAATCCACCCCGAAATGAGACTCCCAATCAAGACAAAAGGAAGGGCTTCAATCATGATGGAGAGAAAAATAGCCCCCGCTTGTAATACACTAGGAGGAAGAGATTGGAAAATCGTCATCTATTTTTTCTTCTCAACTTTTTCTTCTTTATCATTGTTATCTGGAAAAGTAACCTGAGTTAAGTCAGGAAGTTTGGCAAACTTTTCAAACATCTTGTCCAAGTCGTCGGTTTTTGTAAATTTAACAGCCATAGGCCTACCTCTTTTCTACATTCTACCTCTATTATACTATTATTTTGCGGAAAAGGGATTATTTTTATTTTGATAATCAAAGAGGTAAAAATAGGTAAGGTGAAACAAGCTTTGTTCCTTATGGTATAATAGGTTTATGGATAAAAAATATGAAAAAATCTCCCAGAATTTGGGTGTAACCTTAAAGCA
Above is a window of Streptococcus oralis subsp. dentisani DNA encoding:
- a CDS encoding TIGR03943 family putative permease subunit, which produces MIRFFILLGYFALTLYLKLSGKLSHYINLHYSYLVYISMVLSLLLALVQFYIWIKKINSHSHMESRRTRQISILLLSLPLLIGVAFPTVSLDSRTVSAKGYHFPLAEGIDTTIQASEGTSSQYLKPDTSTYFSKSAYEKEMRTTADKYLAQPTIQVTDENYMEVMEVLYDYPQEFEGKKIEFTGFVYNDPSHPDSQFLFRFGIIHCIADSGVYGLLTKGNSHQYPDNTWITARGTLTLHYHKELKQKLPTLEVESFTKVDKPENPYVYRVFQ
- a CDS encoding permease yields the protein MTIFQSLPPSVLQAGAIFLSIMIEALPFVLIGSLISGWIEVYITPDKVYEFLPRNRWGRIFFGTFIGFLFPSCECGIVPIINRFLEKKVPSYTAVPFLVTAPIINPIVLFATYSAFGNSIKFAFLRALGAIVIALVLGIFLGFFWKEPIQKENSITCHEHDFSYLTPAGKVFQVFIQAIDEFFDMGRYLVFGCLFAAIVQVYVPTRILTSISASPILAILLLMFLAFLLSLCSEADAFVGASLLSSFGLAPVLAFLVIGPMLDIKNLLMMKHYLKANFIWQFMGIVTLLVLLYSYMIGVML
- a CDS encoding SPJ_0845 family protein, yielding MAVKFTKTDDLDKMFEKFAKLPDLTQVTFPDNNDKEEKVEKKK